The Microbacterium sp. SORGH_AS_0862 genome has a segment encoding these proteins:
- a CDS encoding SRPBCC family protein, whose amino-acid sequence MSQVVETVDVDVPVDVAYNQWTQFEEFPRFLSFVESIAQIDDTHLHWRVKIGGVEREFDAEVTEQHPDERIAWNSIGGDENHAGVVTFHRLNDAQTRIAVQLDWEPTGVAEKAGAALGIDSRAVRKDLENFASFIESRGAETGEWRGDVS is encoded by the coding sequence ATGTCACAGGTCGTCGAGACGGTCGATGTCGATGTCCCCGTGGACGTCGCCTACAACCAATGGACCCAGTTCGAAGAGTTCCCGCGGTTCTTGAGCTTCGTCGAGTCGATCGCGCAGATCGATGACACTCACCTGCACTGGCGTGTCAAGATCGGCGGCGTCGAGCGTGAGTTCGACGCCGAGGTGACGGAGCAGCATCCCGACGAGCGGATCGCGTGGAACAGCATCGGCGGCGACGAGAACCACGCGGGGGTCGTCACCTTCCACCGCCTGAACGATGCGCAGACCCGCATCGCCGTACAGCTGGACTGGGAGCCGACGGGCGTCGCCGAGAAGGCGGGAGCCGCCCTCGGCATCGATTCTCGCGCCGTACGGAAGGACCTCGAGAACTTCGCCTCCTTCATTGAGTCTCGAGGCGCCGAGACGGGTGAGTGGCGCGGTGACGTGAGCTGA
- a CDS encoding carbohydrate ABC transporter permease yields MSTRAEMRRGSARATAPAADAPSPGRRRAARRNTATALLFLAPWLVGFVVFTAWPLLYSVYLSLTDYDVINDPTFVGLDNYVHLFQDPKIALSLGNTLVYTVVQIPLYVLVSLTLALLLNQAGRRAGLFRTVFFLPKMTPPVAVGILFLLLFNGQNGLVNTVLGWFGIAGPAWTTDPAWIKPGLVLMSLWTVGASVIVLLAALQNVPEELHESARLDGAGFWRRTRHVTVPLISPAIFFVVVVNTIAALQTFDEAYTAFFGAGNTTYSNDAALFYVIYLFQQAFTYLHMGYASAMAWLLFVLIMIVTGIQLLVSRRLVYYEGEQR; encoded by the coding sequence ATGTCGACGCGCGCTGAGATGCGGCGCGGGTCAGCGCGCGCGACCGCACCCGCCGCGGATGCGCCCAGCCCGGGAAGACGACGCGCGGCACGACGCAACACGGCGACCGCCCTGCTCTTCCTCGCGCCGTGGCTCGTCGGGTTCGTCGTCTTCACCGCTTGGCCGCTGCTGTACAGCGTCTACCTGTCGCTGACGGACTACGACGTCATCAACGACCCGACATTCGTCGGGTTGGACAACTACGTCCACCTCTTCCAGGATCCCAAGATCGCGCTGTCGCTCGGGAACACGCTGGTGTACACCGTCGTGCAGATCCCGTTGTACGTCCTCGTCTCGCTCACGCTCGCGCTGCTGTTGAACCAGGCTGGTCGGCGTGCAGGGTTGTTCCGCACGGTCTTCTTCCTTCCGAAGATGACTCCGCCGGTCGCCGTCGGCATCCTGTTCCTGCTGCTGTTCAACGGCCAGAACGGCCTGGTGAACACGGTCCTCGGCTGGTTCGGCATCGCAGGGCCGGCGTGGACGACCGATCCCGCCTGGATCAAGCCGGGACTCGTCCTGATGAGCCTGTGGACGGTGGGCGCCTCCGTGATCGTGCTGCTCGCCGCGCTCCAGAACGTCCCGGAGGAGCTTCATGAGTCCGCACGACTCGATGGCGCCGGGTTCTGGCGCCGAACACGGCACGTCACCGTGCCGCTCATCAGCCCCGCGATCTTCTTCGTGGTCGTCGTCAACACGATCGCCGCTCTGCAGACGTTCGACGAGGCCTACACGGCGTTCTTCGGCGCGGGCAACACGACGTACAGCAACGACGCTGCGCTGTTCTACGTGATCTACCTGTTCCAGCAGGCCTTCACCTACCTGCACATGGGATACGCCTCCGCGATGGCGTGGCTGCTGTTCGTGCTGATCATGATCGTCACCGGCATCCAGCTGCTCGTGTCGCGACGGCTGGTCTACTACGAAGGAGAGCAGCGGTGA
- a CDS encoding ABC transporter substrate-binding protein, translating into MSPKRSLASAAVVTSTVLLLAACAVGTGGTDDGDADYDPEAVLSGPLSVMGFSGVDEVATSRMDLAEAELGEGVDVSLIEGELDQQQFLSAIASGKPPAVIYADRDQIGSLAARGAIVPLDECIEGEGIDTSMYVPSALEQVTLDGHVYGIPEFNAVQITMANADLLAAAGLGLDDVNGSDWDAVSAANKALAQRDGGTLSVIGVDSKLPEFLPLWAKANGADLLSADGRTAQLDDPAVVEALEWAVSLYDAQGGFSAVKSYRDAADFFGSGNQFAAGTLGAMPMEQWYVNVLNDVSPDAPLAFDTVRDRQGAPLAYASGSAWAIPAGSPAPEAACRWARAMTSVDAWQAAADARVAARSADGKPFTGILTGNAVADDAVRAKVTSGGAPWDDAVAAMYEANEHTFSLPANPADAEFTQAMQDAVNAVLNGQAAPADALAQAQQTAQAALDAAWADVDAR; encoded by the coding sequence ATGTCGCCGAAGAGATCGCTCGCCTCCGCGGCCGTCGTCACCAGCACCGTCCTGTTGCTCGCGGCCTGCGCCGTCGGCACCGGAGGTACCGACGACGGCGACGCGGACTACGACCCCGAAGCCGTTCTCTCGGGTCCGCTCAGCGTCATGGGGTTCTCGGGGGTCGACGAGGTCGCCACATCCCGGATGGACCTCGCCGAGGCCGAACTCGGCGAGGGGGTGGACGTTTCGCTGATCGAGGGCGAACTCGACCAGCAGCAGTTCCTCTCGGCCATCGCGAGCGGGAAGCCGCCTGCGGTGATCTATGCGGATCGCGACCAGATCGGTTCACTCGCTGCACGAGGCGCCATCGTGCCGCTCGACGAGTGCATCGAGGGTGAGGGCATCGACACGTCGATGTACGTTCCGTCCGCGCTCGAGCAGGTCACCCTCGACGGTCATGTCTACGGCATCCCGGAGTTCAACGCGGTGCAGATCACCATGGCCAACGCCGATCTGCTGGCTGCGGCGGGACTCGGGCTGGACGATGTCAACGGATCCGATTGGGATGCGGTCAGCGCCGCGAACAAGGCGCTCGCGCAGCGCGACGGTGGAACCCTTTCGGTCATCGGCGTCGACAGCAAGCTGCCGGAGTTCCTACCGCTGTGGGCCAAAGCGAACGGGGCCGATCTTCTTTCGGCGGACGGGCGCACGGCGCAGCTCGACGACCCCGCCGTCGTCGAGGCGCTGGAGTGGGCGGTCTCGCTGTACGACGCGCAGGGCGGATTCAGCGCGGTGAAGTCCTACCGCGACGCGGCCGACTTCTTCGGCTCGGGCAACCAGTTCGCCGCAGGGACCCTGGGCGCCATGCCCATGGAGCAGTGGTATGTCAACGTCCTCAACGACGTCTCCCCCGACGCACCGCTCGCCTTCGACACAGTCCGCGACCGGCAGGGCGCACCGCTCGCCTACGCGTCCGGCTCGGCCTGGGCCATCCCCGCGGGCAGCCCCGCCCCCGAAGCCGCGTGCCGGTGGGCGCGTGCGATGACCTCGGTGGATGCGTGGCAGGCCGCCGCGGACGCGAGAGTCGCCGCCCGCAGCGCCGACGGCAAGCCGTTCACCGGCATCCTCACGGGCAACGCCGTCGCGGATGACGCTGTGCGAGCGAAGGTCACCTCGGGCGGCGCACCCTGGGACGATGCGGTGGCCGCGATGTACGAGGCCAACGAGCACACCTTCTCCCTGCCCGCCAACCCCGCCGATGCGGAGTTCACGCAGGCGATGCAGGATGCGGTGAACGCGGTGCTGAACGGACAAGCGGCCCCGGCCGACGCACTGGCACAGGCGCAGCAGACCGCGCAGGCTGCGCTCGACGCGGCGTGGGCGGATGTCGACGCGCGCTGA
- a CDS encoding SDR family NAD(P)-dependent oxidoreductase: MARFDGKVAIVTGGVSGIGAAITRRLVDEGAQVFVADINAEAVAAAGATFGDSVAGLATDVTDEGGMTARSSTSRR, from the coding sequence ATGGCACGTTTCGACGGCAAGGTCGCGATCGTCACCGGAGGCGTCTCCGGAATCGGCGCGGCGATCACGCGTCGCCTGGTGGATGAAGGCGCTCAGGTCTTCGTCGCCGACATCAACGCCGAGGCGGTCGCCGCCGCCGGCGCCACGTTCGGCGACAGCGTGGCGGGACTCGCGACCGACGTCACCGACGAAGGCGGGATGACGGCGCGATCGTCAACGTCGCGTCGCTGA
- a CDS encoding TetR/AcrR family transcriptional regulator, translated as MDPRVRRTQERLRAAAFELASTTRLSQISVTDLCRAAGVTRDTFYRHAAGVSELTADALAAELQEVTAALGADAAIGDGERMLLEHVRTRAAVYRSAMEPLLAAPVRAGLERSLRQGLEQWVQQRPGIVPAAIAGDAAAVSLAVAYAAAGTVGAIEEWLRTDMADLDRAVAVILTASAGWWQL; from the coding sequence ATGGATCCGCGGGTGCGTCGCACGCAGGAGCGCCTGCGCGCCGCAGCGTTCGAGCTGGCATCGACCACGCGGTTGTCGCAGATCAGCGTGACCGACCTCTGTCGCGCCGCCGGGGTCACCCGGGACACTTTCTATAGGCACGCGGCGGGCGTCTCGGAGCTGACGGCCGATGCTCTTGCGGCGGAGCTGCAGGAGGTGACGGCCGCCCTCGGCGCGGATGCGGCGATCGGCGACGGCGAACGGATGCTGTTGGAGCACGTTCGCACGCGCGCCGCTGTGTATCGCTCGGCGATGGAGCCGCTGCTGGCGGCGCCGGTGCGTGCGGGGCTCGAGCGGAGCCTCCGGCAGGGATTGGAGCAGTGGGTGCAGCAGCGTCCCGGCATCGTCCCTGCGGCGATCGCCGGCGATGCCGCCGCGGTCTCACTCGCCGTCGCCTATGCCGCGGCCGGAACGGTGGGCGCGATCGAAGAATGGCTGCGCACGGACATGGCGGATCTCGATCGTGCGGTCGCGGTGATCCTCACCGCGTCCGCCGGCTGGTGGCAGCTCTGA
- a CDS encoding MFS transporter — protein MTIARRTPSSSSRWMYRAIGFLSFFDRFSAAPMMVVFASQEGAPLATAAALLAGYSFAYALGQPLWGALGDRVGRIFALRLALCGSLVASVLSVVLDPMPLVFAARILAGIFVGGLFPTIMTITGDTVREGPERSREVSALQTTTALGTTAATVLAAAVASLASWRVVPAVAAAGFALTLWAVRPLHESARRATLTASRAAFSRWTLVLYVIGVLDGAVLLGVFSFIAPAITAGGVAPALAGIFTASYGIAIIVGAQINRRLIQLWPRTRTMFLGGIALVLAYALAATGATPALAAASALIGLSNAFFHAAVQTWATEVAPQARATTVSLFVFALFAGAALATSTIAPMAEHGYGTVFLISTFAAVVLTGGATWAYSFWERERSTPQTMHSDTPK, from the coding sequence GTGACCATTGCTCGCCGCACGCCCTCCTCGTCATCGCGCTGGATGTACCGCGCCATAGGATTTCTCTCCTTCTTCGACCGCTTCTCGGCAGCGCCCATGATGGTGGTCTTCGCGTCTCAGGAGGGTGCGCCTCTCGCCACGGCCGCAGCGCTCCTGGCTGGCTACAGCTTCGCGTACGCGCTCGGGCAACCTCTCTGGGGGGCACTCGGCGACCGGGTCGGCCGGATCTTCGCTCTGCGCCTCGCCCTGTGCGGATCCCTCGTTGCATCCGTCCTCAGCGTGGTGCTGGACCCCATGCCCTTGGTGTTCGCCGCGCGTATCTTGGCGGGCATCTTCGTGGGCGGATTGTTCCCGACGATCATGACCATCACTGGTGACACAGTTCGCGAAGGGCCAGAACGCAGCCGGGAGGTATCTGCGTTGCAGACAACAACCGCGCTCGGCACAACGGCCGCCACTGTTCTCGCAGCGGCCGTCGCTTCCCTAGCGAGCTGGCGAGTAGTCCCCGCCGTGGCCGCCGCCGGATTTGCCCTCACGTTGTGGGCGGTGCGACCGCTCCACGAGTCTGCACGGCGCGCCACGCTGACCGCATCGCGCGCCGCATTCAGTCGGTGGACACTCGTTCTCTACGTCATCGGCGTGTTGGACGGTGCGGTATTGCTCGGAGTGTTCAGTTTCATCGCGCCGGCCATAACCGCGGGTGGCGTCGCTCCCGCTCTCGCCGGCATCTTCACCGCAAGCTACGGCATTGCGATCATCGTGGGCGCGCAGATCAACAGGCGCCTCATACAACTCTGGCCGCGGACGAGGACCATGTTCCTCGGTGGCATAGCGCTCGTGCTTGCATATGCGCTCGCGGCGACGGGTGCGACCCCCGCCCTCGCCGCCGCATCGGCACTTATCGGACTCAGCAATGCTTTCTTCCACGCGGCTGTACAGACATGGGCAACTGAGGTCGCGCCGCAAGCGCGCGCGACAACCGTCTCGCTTTTCGTTTTCGCGCTGTTTGCCGGCGCCGCACTAGCGACGTCAACGATCGCTCCTATGGCCGAACACGGATACGGCACGGTCTTCCTCATCTCCACGTTTGCCGCCGTGGTGCTCACAGGCGGGGCAACCTGGGCATACAGTTTCTGGGAGCGCGAACGAAGCACCCCGCAGACGATGCACAGTGATACTCCGAAATGA
- a CDS encoding helix-turn-helix transcriptional regulator, whose translation MSELFNTSMVLTADPPTGFRYQMAAVSDSSLMATALRFGGSSRTGAEEFPQFIVAHAVAGRHRWSVGQESGDGRIPFLVPPGTRFQARFSQLQLRAVTIDADTFHRVLRGMLGEEPPRLRTDRVNGTAERHVIVAETLRFIEATLLADESVATSPLLRAQFTHQLVAAIATSFPLLGEHARTRAQTSPRTVRRAIAFMEEHVADPITIGDVAVAAGTSVRGLQLAFRRSYEMSPSAFLRRIRLEGAHADLMVADASARTVREIASRWGFAHTGRFAHLYAEAYGEPPSHTLRR comes from the coding sequence GTGAGCGAGCTCTTCAACACCTCGATGGTTCTGACGGCCGATCCTCCGACCGGATTCCGATATCAGATGGCCGCCGTGAGCGACAGCAGTCTCATGGCCACGGCGCTCCGCTTCGGCGGATCGAGCCGCACCGGCGCGGAGGAGTTCCCCCAGTTCATCGTCGCCCATGCCGTCGCGGGGCGTCATCGGTGGTCTGTGGGGCAGGAGAGCGGCGACGGCCGCATCCCCTTCCTCGTCCCGCCCGGCACGCGATTCCAGGCCCGCTTCTCGCAGCTTCAGCTGCGTGCCGTCACGATCGACGCCGACACCTTCCATCGGGTCCTGCGCGGAATGCTGGGGGAGGAGCCCCCGCGTCTTCGGACGGATCGGGTCAACGGCACCGCTGAACGCCACGTGATCGTCGCCGAGACGCTGCGCTTCATCGAGGCGACCCTGCTCGCCGATGAGTCCGTGGCCACGTCGCCGCTTCTGCGCGCCCAGTTCACGCACCAGCTCGTGGCCGCCATCGCGACATCCTTCCCGTTGCTGGGCGAGCACGCGCGCACGCGCGCGCAGACGTCACCGCGCACTGTGCGCCGGGCGATCGCGTTCATGGAGGAGCACGTGGCAGACCCCATCACCATCGGGGACGTCGCCGTCGCCGCCGGCACTTCGGTGCGGGGCCTCCAGCTGGCCTTCCGGCGCTCGTACGAGATGTCGCCGTCGGCCTTCCTGCGCCGCATCCGGCTGGAGGGGGCGCACGCCGATCTGATGGTCGCCGACGCGAGCGCCCGCACCGTCCGAGAGATCGCCTCACGCTGGGGCTTCGCCCACACGGGCCGTTTCGCGCACCTGTACGCCGAGGCCTACGGTGAGCCGCCGTCGCACACGCTGCGACGCTGA
- a CDS encoding SDR family NAD(P)-dependent oxidoreductase, giving the protein MHFGAGYSAAKAGVVMLTKNAALELAGDGIRVNAVSPGLVATPLTGGLMSMPGVPEAYMARIPAGRPAEPEEIAGVALFLASDDASYVNGENVVVDGAWQTSGYPDLRPFLG; this is encoded by the coding sequence ATGCACTTCGGCGCGGGGTACTCGGCCGCCAAGGCCGGTGTCGTGATGCTGACGAAGAACGCCGCACTGGAGCTCGCCGGAGACGGCATCCGCGTCAACGCGGTCTCGCCGGGTCTCGTGGCGACCCCGCTCACCGGTGGCCTCATGAGCATGCCCGGTGTTCCCGAGGCGTACATGGCCCGCATCCCGGCCGGGCGTCCCGCCGAGCCCGAGGAGATCGCCGGCGTCGCGCTGTTCCTCGCGTCGGATGACGCCTCGTACGTCAACGGTGAGAACGTCGTCGTCGACGGCGCCTGGCAGACCAGCGGATACCCCGACCTGCGCCCCTTCCTCGGCTGA
- a CDS encoding carbohydrate ABC transporter permease: MSATTSAENTDASSDRIVRREQPPRGADAGSRRSARRRSRIGRAVIITALTALAVVFTYPFIWLVSASLKPRGEVFDNSLIPHTFTFENYASVWEQAPLGLWFANTAIVTVLAATTVTISSAMVAWGFAHFRFRGRGALFALVLASMMLPGAVTMIPTFLIWNSLGFVGTLVPLWAQNLFASAFYVFLLRQFMLTLPRDLFDAARVDGATQWGVFWRIALPLCRPALAVTLVFEVQAVWTDLMRALIYLRDSSTFTIPRGLKSLVDAFGFGGEWHWEIIVTASVLATIPMIVVFFLAQRQIVQGVASSGLKG; this comes from the coding sequence GTGAGCGCCACGACGTCCGCAGAGAACACGGACGCCTCGTCCGACCGCATCGTTCGACGCGAGCAGCCGCCTCGCGGAGCGGATGCCGGTTCCCGCCGCAGCGCGCGCCGGCGGAGTCGCATCGGGCGCGCGGTGATCATCACCGCTCTCACCGCTCTCGCCGTCGTCTTCACGTATCCGTTCATCTGGCTCGTCAGCGCCTCCCTGAAGCCGCGCGGCGAGGTCTTCGACAACAGCCTCATCCCGCACACGTTCACCTTCGAGAACTACGCCTCGGTGTGGGAACAGGCGCCGCTCGGGCTGTGGTTCGCCAACACGGCCATCGTGACCGTGCTGGCGGCCACGACCGTCACCATCTCCAGCGCCATGGTCGCCTGGGGATTCGCGCACTTCCGCTTCCGGGGCCGAGGCGCGCTGTTCGCCCTGGTGCTGGCGAGCATGATGCTGCCGGGCGCGGTCACCATGATCCCGACCTTCCTCATCTGGAACTCACTCGGCTTCGTGGGCACCCTCGTCCCGCTCTGGGCACAGAATCTGTTCGCCAGCGCCTTCTACGTCTTCCTCCTCCGGCAGTTCATGCTCACCCTGCCGCGGGACCTGTTCGACGCCGCCCGCGTCGACGGCGCCACGCAGTGGGGCGTCTTCTGGCGCATCGCCCTGCCGCTGTGCCGCCCGGCCTTGGCGGTGACGCTGGTCTTCGAGGTTCAGGCGGTGTGGACCGACCTCATGCGCGCGCTCATCTATCTGCGGGACTCGTCGACGTTCACGATCCCACGAGGACTGAAGTCGCTCGTGGACGCCTTCGGGTTCGGCGGGGAATGGCACTGGGAGATCATCGTGACCGCGAGCGTGCTGGCCACCATCCCGATGATCGTCGTCTTCTTCCTCGCCCAGCGTCAGATCGTCCAGGGCGTGGCGTCGTCCGGGCTGAAGGGCTGA
- a CDS encoding DUF3488 and transglutaminase-like domain-containing protein produces the protein MPAERTTRTQGQAALAVGVFIALVATTLPVMRVIAPGAWVAAGFGLAAVILALGAVLRRVGVAGLVVTGIDIVVWVLVLTLLYLRDSAWGGLIPSPASFDAVSALISSAVQEMAVGAAPLTATPALSFFVVAAIGALAIVLDHVVITTRMPLLAAVALVAVAVVPTIAVPAPMDVFAFVLLAASILFLLATDTRTRRGRTGPRGAPAVASAAVIAVASIAVAVIVTPLLPAPDGEAAVSGAGSSGINPTLRLGDDLRRPNPVEVLRVRSSESRAPYLRAVTLSSFAGEVWRPDERDATPVGGGPGFGPVRTDPDITRTSADTKIDIVKLNTPYLPIPFPATAIGGLTGDWGIVADNRTVVSQDGDSRGQSYEVITETPTPTLEQIRAATSRGADVDPELREIPDDTPANVSELARAVTAETSNDYDAAFALQRWFRSSEFTYSLDAPVQEGFDGAGVDAIGQFLEVRSGYCVHFASAFAAMTRSLGMPTRIVIGYLPGTATTDRIDGDLVYSVSSDLLHSWPEVYFEGIGWVPFEPTNSLGVPTVFSSGVGTSPDQIDPASPAPATEATPTTAATERPDTPDSPQAGTVDGSAGTGAIVPAVWVTVAALLLLTAPALVHALRGRRRLILAARGDASAAWLFVEEAAIDLGLPVPASASPRALAERLVAAGAAAEDLRLLVDAIEHASYAPASAASIDDGSGLATAASRVRRALMDQATAPRRILAVVAPRSLVIRPGTTAAGAGWHEHARTPL, from the coding sequence ATGCCGGCTGAGAGGACCACGCGCACGCAGGGGCAGGCGGCATTGGCCGTCGGCGTGTTCATCGCGCTCGTCGCCACGACGCTTCCGGTCATGCGCGTCATCGCGCCCGGCGCCTGGGTCGCGGCAGGGTTCGGGCTCGCCGCCGTCATCCTCGCTCTGGGTGCCGTGCTGCGACGCGTCGGCGTCGCCGGGCTCGTGGTCACCGGCATCGACATCGTCGTCTGGGTGCTCGTGCTGACCCTGCTCTATCTGCGCGACAGCGCCTGGGGCGGGCTCATCCCCTCCCCGGCGTCGTTCGACGCGGTGAGCGCACTGATCTCATCGGCTGTTCAGGAGATGGCGGTGGGGGCGGCGCCGCTGACCGCGACGCCCGCGCTGTCGTTCTTCGTCGTCGCCGCGATCGGGGCGCTCGCCATCGTCCTGGATCACGTCGTCATCACGACGCGGATGCCGCTGCTCGCCGCCGTCGCCCTCGTCGCCGTCGCCGTCGTTCCCACGATCGCGGTGCCGGCGCCGATGGACGTGTTCGCCTTCGTGCTGCTGGCCGCCAGCATCCTGTTCCTGCTCGCGACCGACACGCGCACCCGGCGCGGCAGGACCGGCCCGCGTGGCGCACCGGCCGTCGCCTCGGCCGCCGTCATCGCTGTCGCGTCGATCGCTGTGGCGGTCATCGTCACTCCGCTGCTGCCCGCCCCCGACGGCGAGGCGGCGGTGAGCGGAGCCGGCAGCAGCGGCATCAATCCCACGCTTCGCCTGGGCGACGACCTGCGCCGCCCGAACCCCGTCGAGGTGCTGCGGGTGCGCTCGTCCGAGTCCCGTGCTCCGTACCTGCGCGCCGTGACGTTGTCGAGTTTCGCCGGCGAGGTCTGGCGACCGGACGAGCGCGATGCGACGCCGGTGGGCGGAGGACCCGGGTTCGGCCCGGTGCGTACCGACCCCGACATCACCCGCACCAGCGCGGACACGAAGATCGACATCGTGAAGCTGAACACCCCGTACCTGCCCATTCCCTTCCCGGCGACGGCGATCGGCGGGCTCACGGGCGACTGGGGCATCGTGGCCGACAACCGCACGGTCGTCAGCCAGGACGGGGATTCACGCGGCCAGAGCTACGAGGTCATCACCGAGACGCCCACCCCCACGCTGGAGCAGATCCGTGCCGCGACCTCCCGCGGCGCCGACGTCGATCCCGAACTCCGCGAGATCCCCGACGACACCCCGGCGAACGTCTCCGAGCTCGCCCGGGCCGTCACCGCTGAGACGAGCAACGACTACGACGCCGCCTTCGCCCTGCAGCGCTGGTTCCGCTCGAGCGAATTCACCTACTCGCTGGACGCGCCCGTCCAGGAGGGTTTCGACGGAGCGGGCGTCGACGCGATCGGACAGTTCCTCGAGGTGCGCAGCGGATACTGCGTGCACTTCGCATCCGCCTTCGCCGCTATGACGAGGTCGCTGGGGATGCCGACGCGCATCGTGATCGGCTACCTGCCCGGCACCGCCACGACGGATCGGATCGACGGGGACCTCGTGTACTCGGTCTCGAGCGACCTCCTGCACTCCTGGCCCGAGGTGTACTTCGAGGGCATCGGCTGGGTGCCGTTCGAGCCGACCAACAGCCTGGGCGTGCCGACCGTGTTCTCCAGCGGTGTGGGCACATCGCCGGATCAGATCGACCCCGCATCCCCGGCGCCGGCCACGGAAGCCACACCCACCACCGCGGCGACCGAGCGTCCCGACACCCCGGACAGCCCGCAGGCCGGCACGGTCGACGGCAGCGCCGGAACCGGCGCGATCGTTCCCGCCGTGTGGGTGACGGTCGCCGCCCTCCTCCTGCTGACGGCTCCCGCGCTGGTCCATGCGCTGCGAGGCCGCCGGCGCCTGATCCTCGCCGCGCGGGGTGACGCGAGCGCGGCGTGGCTGTTCGTGGAGGAAGCGGCGATCGATCTCGGGCTGCCGGTACCCGCGAGCGCATCGCCGCGTGCGCTGGCCGAGCGCCTCGTCGCGGCGGGGGCAGCGGCGGAGGATCTGCGGCTGCTCGTGGACGCGATCGAGCACGCCAGCTACGCGCCCGCATCCGCGGCGTCGATCGATGACGGCAGCGGCCTCGCCACGGCGGCCTCGCGCGTGCGGCGCGCGCTGATGGATCAGGCCACGGCTCCGCGACGCATCCTCGCCGTCGTCGCACCGCGCTCTCTCGTCATCCGTCCCGGCACGACCGCGGCCGGCGCGGGCTGGCACGAGCACGCTCGCACACCGCTCTAG
- a CDS encoding LysR family transcriptional regulator, with amino-acid sequence MDIRTLSYVIAIAENDSFTAAAEECGIAQPSLSRSIAALEREIGETLFVRGRGGAVPTEAGLTLLPYARAAVAAIERAREAFSDRAGLLTGTLRVGAVTGLVDTVLPAAVAELSQDHPSLAIQLVGGPGAELVEAVHVGSLDAAALGMGDTTHLPGGLTSQNLLAEEVVTVSRPGILPPAATTRLADLSALPIVTYSTRSELGQLLESRLGALMRNALCLADDQSLHIALAAAGAGVAITAGSSTVRAQGPLLDVRPLEPGISFSKCFVWREDTHDSPALAALRRNLAKRLGGSPRQRPDRG; translated from the coding sequence ATGGATATTCGTACGTTGTCCTACGTGATCGCGATCGCAGAGAACGACTCGTTCACGGCGGCCGCCGAGGAGTGCGGTATCGCTCAGCCTTCGCTGAGCCGCAGCATCGCAGCGCTGGAGCGAGAGATCGGCGAAACACTCTTCGTACGGGGACGCGGGGGTGCGGTCCCGACCGAGGCGGGGCTGACTCTTCTCCCCTATGCGCGGGCTGCTGTAGCAGCGATCGAACGCGCTCGCGAGGCGTTCTCGGATCGGGCTGGCCTTCTCACAGGAACGCTTCGTGTCGGCGCGGTGACAGGGCTCGTCGACACGGTGCTCCCCGCAGCCGTCGCCGAACTCTCCCAGGACCATCCGAGTCTTGCTATCCAGCTGGTCGGCGGACCCGGAGCGGAGCTGGTCGAGGCCGTGCACGTCGGTTCTCTGGACGCGGCCGCGCTGGGTATGGGCGATACAACGCACCTGCCCGGCGGGCTCACGTCCCAGAACCTCCTCGCAGAGGAGGTCGTCACGGTGTCTCGCCCCGGCATCTTGCCACCGGCCGCGACCACTCGCCTGGCTGATCTCAGCGCGCTCCCCATCGTGACTTACAGCACGCGGTCAGAGTTGGGACAACTCCTCGAATCCCGCCTCGGAGCGCTCATGCGCAATGCCTTGTGTCTCGCAGACGACCAGTCGTTACACATCGCTCTTGCTGCCGCCGGCGCCGGCGTCGCTATCACCGCGGGGTCGAGCACCGTCCGAGCGCAAGGCCCGCTTCTGGACGTTCGACCACTTGAGCCCGGGATCTCGTTCAGCAAGTGCTTCGTCTGGCGCGAGGACACACACGATAGTCCCGCCCTGGCCGCGCTGCGGCGGAACCTGGCGAAGCGCCTAGGAGGATCACCACGCCAACGTCCGGATCGCGGATAG